A single genomic interval of Plodia interpunctella isolate USDA-ARS_2022_Savannah chromosome 14, ilPloInte3.2, whole genome shotgun sequence harbors:
- the LOC128675163 gene encoding uncharacterized protein LOC128675163, with amino-acid sequence MGTKCSGCDAVLYDISYMECSKEKCRKLFHLKCLAMSVATFESLTEEYKKQWMCPECVSLNPRKDNTNTPVRNTIMNQTFTPGCNVNTARGNRLQADISLMETDNKISDELREFRAEIMTRFDNQEAAYKQLLDELVKNQSELQELRRSFAIAFQEAKKVTVLEDEIKVLKSRNEYLESCFSSMNSNKGKIGISNKKSEPLSFASVTKTKVQEVVAPSCGAMKQATVPAMAKPLQQENEVIRLDCTLKDVEVAENKKEENSWTEVRRKNRFSNSEIKRGGSVISTDIEGTERKKYLHVWRLKKETATENLEAYVKKICGKECPLKVEKINHKTERDYASFRIGVPESHYDKLCQSDVWPVNVEFCEWIWFRKTQDAKKISP; translated from the coding sequence ATGGGGACGAAATGCAGCGGTTGTGACGCCGTGTTATACGACATATCGTATATGGAGTGCTCGAAGGAAAAATGccgaaaattatttcatcttAAATGCTTAGCGATGTCAGTTGCAACATTTGAATCGCTAACGGAGGAATACAAGAAACAGTGGATGTGTCCGGAATGTGTGAGTCTAAACCCGAGGAAAGACAATACTAATACTCCAGTTCGAAACACCATCATGAACCAGACCTTCACTCCCGGCTGTAATGTCAACACCGCGCGGGGAAACCGTCTTCAAGCCGATATTTCTCTCATGGAAACCGACAACAAGATATCAGATGAATTGCGTGAATTTCGTGCAGAAATAATGACTCGATTCGACAATCAGGAAGCAGCTTACAAGCAGCTATTGGATGAGTTAGTTAAAAATCAGTCAGAATTGCAGGAGTTACGTAGGAGTTTTGCGATTGCGTTTCAAGAAGCTAAGAAAGTAACAGTGTTggaagatgaaataaaagttctAAAAAGTAGAAATGAATACCTGGAATCGTGCTTTAGTAGTATGAATAGCAACAAAGGGAAGATTGGaatatcgaataaaaaatcagAACCATTATCTTTTGCTTCggtgacaaaaacaaaagtgcAGGAGGTAGTCGCACCATCGTGTGGGGCCATGAAACAAGCAACCGTACCGGCGATGGCGAAGCCCCTCCAACAAGAAAATGAAGTTATACGTTTGGACTGCACGTTGAAGGATGTAGAAGTCGCCGAAAACAAGAAAGAGGAAAATAGCTGGACGGAAGTAAGAAGAAAAAATCGTTTTTCTAATAGCGAAATTAAAAGAGGAGGGAGTGTGATCTCAACAGATATAGAAGGAACAGAACggaaaaagtatttacatgTGTGGCGATTAAAAAAGGAAACAGCGACAGAAAATTTAGAAgcatatgttaaaaaaatatgtggtaAAGAATGCCCACTAAAAGTcgagaaaataaatcataagaCTGAAAGAGATTATGCTTCATTTAGAATAGGAGTGCCTGAAAGCCACTATGATAAATTGTGTCAATCGGACGTATGGCCTGTCAACGTCGAATTCTGCGAATGGATTTGGTTTCGCAAAACGCAGGATGCGAAAAAAATCTCCCCATAA